Below is a genomic region from Drosophila sulfurigaster albostrigata strain 15112-1811.04 unplaced genomic scaffold, ASM2355843v2 contig_454_pilon, whole genome shotgun sequence.
GGCAACCCACCACCAGTTTTACTATAAATACGAGAGCCGAGTCGCTTCGTCCgattattgtgtttttaacatttgctgtgtgaagtgaaaattgtgaaataaaaatggctCGTACTAAGCAGACTGCTCGTAAATCGACCGGAGGCAAGGCGCCTCGTAAGCAGCTGGCAACTAAGGCGGCTCGTAAGAGTGCTCCAGCCACCGGCGGTGTGAAGAAGCCTCATCGTTATCGCCCCGGAACTGTTGCCCTGCGTGAGATCCGTCGTTACCAGAAGAGCACAGAGTTGCTGATCCGCAAGCTGCCTTTCCAGCGCTTGGTGCGTGAAATTGCTCAGGATTTCAAGACCGATCTGCGTTTCCAGAGCTCTGCTGTGATGGC
It encodes:
- the LOC133849798 gene encoding histone H3, whose protein sequence is MARTKQTARKSTGGKAPRKQLATKAARKSAPATGGVKKPHRYRPGTVALREIRRYQKSTELLIRKLPFQRLVREIAQDFKTDLRFQSSAVMALQEASEAYLVGLFEDTNLCAIHAKRVTIMPKDIQLARRIRGERA